A region from the Triticum aestivum cultivar Chinese Spring chromosome 3D, IWGSC CS RefSeq v2.1, whole genome shotgun sequence genome encodes:
- the LOC123080672 gene encoding F-box protein At5g49610 codes for MADAARATAPPHHGSLPDEITMEILVRLPPKSLLRYRAVCRAWRSATSTRGFLLAHHALQPALPLLYGYNFVGDEVQSLDIIPFHQRAGAGQPQLQLQPVARLEQDSDFHHLEACCDGLLVLSFRNTSVRDWRFAVCNPATRQYAPLPLAYGSGVEYSLLGMYPHIPTGDYRLLMYRASALMHGELVPAAAQDGSYIFTLGSGQPPRHIGFLDAEVLTYTFGSLLFRGSLHWHPPGNMIMVFDTTTELFRQMRAPVVPPGHAKLFQMDEMLGMSGFNDAATTIDIWVAQDYENGVWACKYRVEFSVADLTPRFGKFDESSWAVVVPWDGDVLLLVNFGEWLLQVDIEGKLVATFHRRGLGPANLGLKQTLVHHTFFPTLEGYVANSLPFI; via the coding sequence atggccgaCGCCGCAAGAGCAACGGCGCCGCCTCACCACGGCAGCCTCCCGGACGAGATCACCATGGAGATCCTCGTCCGGCTGCCCCCCAAATCGCTCCTCCGCTACCGCGCCGTCTGCCGCGCATGGCGCAGCGCCACCTCCACCCGCGGCTTCCTCCTCGCCCACCACGCCCTCCAGcccgccctccccctcctctacggCTACAActtcgtcggcgacgaggtccagtCCCTGGACATCATCCCCTTCCACCAGCGGGCAGGCGCCGGCCAGCCCCAGCTCCAGCTCCAGCCCGTCGCGCGGCTTGAGCAAGACTCCGACTTCCACCACCTGGAGGCCTGCTGCGACggcctcctcgtcctctccttccGCAACACCAGCGTCCGCGACTGGCGCTTCGCCGTCTGCAACCCCGCTACTCGTCAGTATGCTCCCCTCCCCTTGGCTTATGGCTCCGGCGTCGAGTACTCGCTCTTGGGGATGTACCCACACATCCCCACCGGCGACTACCGGCTGTTGATGTACCGGGCCTCAGCATTGATGCATGGTGAACTGGTGCCTGCCGCTGCTCAAGACGGCTCCTACATCTTCACATTGGGCTCCGGCCAGCCACCGAGGCACATAGGTTTCCTTGACGCGGAGGTACTGACGTACACCTTTGGATCTCTCCTGTTTCGTGGTAGCCTGCATTGGCACCCACCAGGCAACATGATAATGGTGTTCGACACCACGACCGAGTTGTTCCGGCAGATGCGCGCTCCGGTTGTTCCTCCTGGCCATGCTAAGTTGTTTCAGATGGATGAAATGCTTGGCATGTCCGGCTTTAATGATGCAGCGACAACCATTGATATCTGGGTGGCGCAGGACTACGAGAACGGGGTCTGGGCCTGCAAATACAGGGTAGAGTTCTCAGTTGCAGACCTCACTCCGCGGTTTGGAAAGTTTGACGAAAGTTCTTGGGCGGTGGTCGTGCCTTGGGATGGTGACGTGCTCCTACTGGTCAATTTTGGTGAGTGGCTGCTTCAGGTTGACATTGAGGGCAAGTTGGTCGCTACTTTCCATCGCAGAGGCCTCGGTCCTGCAAATCTTGGGCTCAAGCAAACTCTTGTTCATCATACCTTCTTTCCGACACTGGAGGGTTATGTTGCCAACTCTTTGCCTTTCATCTGA
- the LOC123080677 gene encoding CST complex subunit STN1, with amino-acid sequence MDSLHLVHVKLLAADLLSLTPRHTSPPSFVRCGRTVARAEVVGVVVSRDRRDKFLRFLVDDGTGCVPCVLWLNHQYLNANSSSDSDPTGEMASKMSEVVRLGTLLRVRGRIVMYRGAIQIAARDVVLEEDPNVEVLHWLQCVHMAKECYDLPLPSA; translated from the coding sequence ATGGACTCCCTTCATCTTGTGCACGTCAAGCTTCTGGCTGCCGACCTTCTCTCGCTGACTCCCCGACATACATCGCCACCTTCCTTTGTTCGCTGTGGCCGTACGGTTGCTCGTGCCGAGGTTGTCGGGGTCGTTGTTTCACGTGACCGCAGGGACAAATTTCTCCGCTTCCTGGTTGATGATGGCACTGGCTGTGTACCATGTGTCCTGTGGCTGAACCACCAGTACCtgaatgcaaacagttcatccgattcTGATCCAACTGGAGAGATGGCATCGAAAATGTCGGAGGTCGTACGCCTGGGCACCCTGTTGAGGGTTCGTGGGAGGATTGTCATGTACCGTGGTGCAATCCAGATTGCTGCTAGAGACGTGGTTCTAGAGGAGGACCCTAATGTGGAGGTTCTACATTGGTTACAGTGCGTTCACATGGCCAAGGAATGTTATGATTTGCCACTACCTTCTGCTTGA
- the LOC123080676 gene encoding NAC domain-containing protein 2-like gives MGEEINLAGAGGGEVKQEVGEEEEIEFEPTEDELVLHFLRPQLRGFAPRVAGAVVEADPCAAPPWELLERHGLLRRGHGYFFAARRRGKGAQARRTPEGGGGTWMHSGNREDRRSVTELGVVARWSMTRYCFYARDGAQGRRSTGWVMSEYEITDPRCYRRADDGEEDHYWVLCHVRRSTRKNVKPRSRRR, from the coding sequence ATGGGGGAGGAGATAAATCTGGCCGGCGCCGGCGGAGGGGAGGTGAAGCAGGaggtgggggaggaggaggagatcgagTTCGAGCCGACGGAGGACGAGCTGGTGCTGCACTTCCTCCGGCCGCAGCTGCGCGGGTTCGCGCCGCGCGTGGCgggcgcggtggtggaggcggaCCCGTGCGCCGCGCCGCCGTGGGAGCTGCTGGAGCGGCACGGGCTGCTGCGGCGCGGGCACGGCTACTTCTtcgcggcgcggcggcgcgggaagGGCGCCCAGGCGCGGCGCaccccggagggcggcggcggcacgtGGATGCACAGCGGCAACAGGGAGGACCGGCGGTCCGTGACGGAGCTGGGCGTGGTGGCGCGCTGGTCCATGACGCGGTACTGCTTCTACGCACGCGACGGGGCGCAGGGGCGGCGGAGCACCGGGTGGGTGATGTCCGAGTACGAGATCACGGACCCGCGGTGCTACCGCCGCGCCGACGACGGCGAGGAGGACCACTACTGGGTGCTCTGCCACGTCCGCCGGAGCACCAGGAAGAACGTCAAGCCGCGCTCCCGGAGGCGGTAG